A window of Pedobacter lusitanus contains these coding sequences:
- a CDS encoding alpha/beta hydrolase-fold protein, producing MKLKNKKITFKVRFFLVLSLVIGNLTMMNANAQDTVRRIPEPGKLDSINSSILKEKRLIEVFIPQDYKPGNASKYDVLYVLDGGNWNTGLIKETQHFLEKEGYMPPTIIVSILGIDRNKDLTPTQMKGWKTSGGASKFLGFIKDELIPYINKKYPSNGDNTLWGHSLGGLFVTYALLNEPKVFKSYIAVDPSLWWDNSYIQKIAADKLPVLNGSNPALFISGREGEEGKSMKIDSMDSLLKKSAPASLTWKIINYPDETHSSLRLKGVYDGLKFCYTGYNNEIEFHPMNGIVLKNKPIKMWYFSDTSKVYYTLDGTEPTLQSKRMQHNFMLTGAARVTDKHFTTRSRYDKVRTGDFVYGETLRPVSKKENMKPGGFNYTYYEGKWEEWPDFKSLKNPVKTGLTDHDFDVDRLPRKNNLALVIDGFLETKEEGYYMFILDSDKSSKFYLDHKLLMKWDGPETQSCTYIVPLAKGFYPVRLEYFHKYEGYKLKLSYLTPGIIDTMQAIPIPSELQYSQH from the coding sequence GGAAATCTGACTATGATGAATGCTAACGCTCAGGATACTGTGAGAAGAATACCTGAGCCTGGAAAACTTGATTCCATAAATTCAAGCATTTTAAAGGAAAAAAGACTGATAGAAGTGTTTATTCCCCAGGATTACAAGCCAGGTAATGCAAGCAAGTATGATGTGTTGTATGTGCTTGACGGAGGTAACTGGAATACCGGGTTAATTAAAGAAACCCAGCATTTTTTGGAAAAGGAGGGCTATATGCCGCCGACAATAATCGTCAGTATTCTGGGGATTGACAGAAATAAAGATCTTACACCAACACAAATGAAAGGTTGGAAAACCTCGGGTGGGGCCAGTAAATTTCTGGGTTTTATTAAAGATGAACTGATTCCTTATATTAATAAAAAATATCCCTCCAATGGGGATAACACACTTTGGGGGCATTCATTGGGCGGTTTATTTGTTACCTATGCCTTGTTAAATGAACCAAAAGTTTTTAAATCATATATTGCAGTTGATCCCAGTCTATGGTGGGATAACTCTTATATCCAAAAAATTGCTGCGGATAAACTTCCCGTTTTAAATGGTTCTAATCCGGCCCTTTTTATAAGTGGCAGAGAAGGTGAGGAAGGAAAATCAATGAAGATTGACAGCATGGATAGCCTGCTTAAAAAAAGTGCTCCCGCAAGTCTGACCTGGAAAATCATTAATTATCCGGATGAAACACATAGTTCATTAAGACTAAAAGGGGTATATGATGGACTAAAGTTCTGTTATACCGGTTATAACAATGAGATTGAATTTCATCCGATGAATGGTATAGTCCTGAAAAATAAACCAATTAAAATGTGGTATTTCAGTGATACGTCAAAAGTGTATTATACGCTTGACGGAACTGAACCTACCTTACAATCAAAAAGAATGCAGCACAATTTTATGCTGACTGGTGCGGCCAGAGTCACTGATAAACATTTTACTACCCGAAGCCGCTATGATAAGGTCAGAACCGGTGATTTCGTCTATGGGGAAACTTTACGTCCTGTTTCAAAAAAAGAAAATATGAAACCAGGCGGGTTTAACTATACTTACTATGAAGGTAAATGGGAAGAATGGCCGGATTTTAAAAGCTTGAAAAATCCGGTAAAAACCGGTCTGACAGATCATGATTTTGATGTGGACAGACTTCCCCGCAAAAATAATCTTGCGCTGGTCATTGATGGATTTCTGGAAACTAAAGAGGAAGGATATTATATGTTTATACTGGACTCTGATAAGAGTTCAAAATTTTACCTTGATCATAAATTGCTGATGAAATGGGATGGCCCGGAAACTCAGTCCTGTACTTATATAGTACCATTGGCAAAAGGGTTTTATCCGGTTCGGCTGGAGTACTTTCATAAATATGAAGGTTATAAATTAAAGCTGAGTTATCTTACACCTGGAATAATAGATACCATGCAGGCTATTCCGATTCCTTCAGAACTTCAATATAGCCAGCATTAA
- a CDS encoding RNA polymerase sigma factor, producing the protein MSNQKSLTDSELIELLKQEDQTAFAEIYERYWTVLFLHARNLLRDNDEAADIVQELFAGLWLKSKSVVLSGSLSSYLYKAVRNKVFDHLRHKKVMNDYLKSINDFILEEQFVADELLREKELAAIIENEINALPAKMREVFILSRKQYLSYQQIALQLNISEHTVKSQISNALRTLRTKVGASAFLIAYLMSH; encoded by the coding sequence ATGTCTAACCAAAAATCTCTTACTGACAGTGAATTAATTGAGCTTCTTAAGCAGGAAGATCAAACTGCATTCGCTGAAATTTATGAGCGATACTGGACTGTGTTGTTTCTTCATGCCCGGAATTTGCTCCGGGATAATGATGAAGCTGCGGACATTGTTCAGGAATTGTTTGCCGGGTTGTGGTTAAAGTCTAAATCTGTCGTTCTTAGTGGTTCGCTTTCGTCCTATCTGTATAAAGCTGTTCGTAATAAGGTTTTTGATCATCTGAGGCATAAAAAGGTCATGAATGATTATCTGAAATCTATCAATGATTTTATACTGGAGGAACAGTTTGTAGCTGATGAACTGCTAAGAGAAAAAGAACTCGCCGCGATTATCGAAAATGAAATAAATGCACTCCCTGCAAAAATGCGTGAGGTATTTATACTGAGCCGAAAACAGTACTTATCCTATCAGCAGATTGCGCTCCAGCTGAATATCAGTGAGCATACGGTAAAAAGCCAGATCAGCAATGCCTTAAGAACTTTAAGAACGAAAGTAGGTGCGTCAGCTTTCCT